Proteins encoded in a region of the Zea mays cultivar B73 chromosome 2, Zm-B73-REFERENCE-NAM-5.0, whole genome shotgun sequence genome:
- the LOC100502065 gene encoding protein MODIFYING WALL LIGNIN-1 — protein sequence MASIIVQAVVILLDVIAFGLGVAAEQRRSRATVTPDAAKEYDYCVYDSDIATGYGVGALLLLAAAQVVLMVASRCFCCGRGLKPGGSRACALILFLFTWVAFLIAEACLLAGSVRNAYHTRYRGIFYGDSLSCETVRKGVFAAGAAFTFFTAILGEVYYLSYSKSRDAAGGAPYGGSSIGMGPYN from the exons ATGGCGTCCATcatcgtgcaggcggtggtgatCCTCCTGGACGTGATCGCCTTCGGCCTGGGCGTCGCCGCCGAGCAGCGCCGGAGCCGGGCCACCGTCACCCCGGACGCCGCCAAGGAGTACGACTACTGCGTCTACGACTCCGACATCGCCACGGGGTACGGCGTCGGCGCGCTGCTCCTCCTCGCCGCCGCGCAGGTGGTGCTCATGGTCGCCAGCCGCTGCTTCTGCTGCGGCCGCGGGCTCAAGCCGGGGGGCTCCCGCGCCTGCGccctcatcctcttcctcttcaCATG GGTGGCATTCCTCATCGCGGAGGCGTGCCTGCTGGCAGGATCAGTGCGCAACGCGTACCACACCCGGTACAGGGGCATATTCTACGGCGACTCGCTCTCATGTGAGACGGTGCGGAAGGGCGTGTTCGCGGCTGGTGCGGCCTTCACCTTCTTCACGGCCATCCTGGGCGAGGTGTACTACCTCAGCTACTCCAAGTCCCGGGACGCCGCCGGTGGTGCCCCCTACGGCGGCTCCAGCATTGGCATGGGCCCTTACAACTAA